The proteins below are encoded in one region of Amycolatopsis magusensis:
- a CDS encoding ABC transporter substrate-binding protein: MGKPRRPLRSAAALLLALSTAVSALAACGSDAAGGVTTITFWDDNGGPARTPVWQHIIAEFEKANPTVKVEYVGIPIAQAQQKYDTAVAGGGLPDVGGVSTAMLANLVPQRALEPVDDRFAASPIAGQLNERIVASVRQTVPDGKLYLVPISTNTGVFWARKDWLAEAGLPVPETWDQLFTAIERFTAPGENRYGFTLRGGAGSIAQMLEVVYGQSGITKMFEADGRSTVNDPRNVVALERLAGLYKRFTPEADLTNDYAKMVAQFGGGNIGVMQHNVGSYQDQVKALGAEKVVALPVPKAADGTRAVLSHPTTGLGVFAQGEHADAAFKFAEFAASPPMNTYWAEKTGVLPVNSEVAPSDPANPQPGVTLAKVLAEPSTTMVQMPYHLPEFNSITKTESEPAFQKVLLGELSAKDFLDELAGKLGQAQVEYQQRTG; the protein is encoded by the coding sequence ATGGGCAAGCCCCGACGCCCGTTGCGCTCGGCAGCGGCACTGCTGCTGGCCCTGTCCACCGCGGTCTCCGCGCTCGCCGCGTGCGGTTCCGACGCGGCGGGCGGGGTCACCACGATCACCTTCTGGGACGACAACGGCGGGCCGGCCAGGACCCCGGTCTGGCAGCACATCATCGCCGAGTTCGAGAAGGCCAACCCCACCGTCAAGGTCGAGTACGTGGGCATCCCGATCGCCCAGGCGCAGCAGAAGTACGACACCGCGGTCGCCGGTGGCGGCCTGCCCGACGTGGGCGGGGTGAGCACCGCGATGCTGGCGAACCTGGTGCCGCAGCGGGCGCTGGAGCCGGTGGACGACAGGTTCGCCGCCAGTCCGATCGCCGGGCAGCTGAACGAGCGCATCGTCGCCTCGGTCCGCCAGACCGTGCCGGACGGCAAGCTGTACCTGGTGCCGATCTCCACCAACACCGGGGTGTTCTGGGCGCGCAAGGACTGGCTCGCCGAAGCCGGCCTGCCGGTCCCCGAGACCTGGGACCAGTTGTTCACCGCCATCGAGCGGTTCACCGCACCGGGGGAGAACCGGTACGGCTTCACCCTGCGTGGTGGCGCGGGCTCGATCGCGCAGATGCTCGAGGTGGTCTACGGGCAGTCGGGCATCACGAAGATGTTCGAGGCCGACGGCCGGTCCACGGTCAACGACCCGCGCAACGTGGTCGCGCTGGAACGGCTGGCCGGGCTGTACAAGCGGTTCACCCCGGAAGCCGATCTCACCAACGACTACGCGAAGATGGTCGCCCAGTTCGGCGGCGGCAACATCGGCGTGATGCAGCACAACGTCGGGTCCTATCAGGACCAGGTGAAGGCGCTGGGCGCGGAGAAGGTGGTCGCGCTGCCGGTGCCGAAGGCGGCGGACGGGACCAGGGCGGTGCTGTCCCACCCGACCACCGGGCTGGGGGTGTTCGCCCAGGGTGAGCACGCCGACGCCGCGTTCAAGTTCGCCGAATTCGCCGCGAGCCCGCCGATGAACACCTACTGGGCCGAGAAGACCGGGGTGCTGCCGGTGAACAGCGAGGTCGCGCCCAGCGATCCGGCGAACCCGCAGCCGGGGGTGACGCTGGCGAAGGTGCTCGCCGAACCGTCCACCACCATGGTGCAGATGCCCTACCACCTACCGGAGTTCAACTCGATCACCAAGACCGAGTCCGAACCGGCGTTCCAGAAGGTGCTGCTCGGCGAACTGTCCGCAAAGGACTTCCTGGACGAGCTGGCCGGGAAGCTGGGCCAGGCGCAGGTGGAGTACCAGCAGCGCACCGGCTGA
- a CDS encoding cytochrome P450 yields the protein MTTLPFDRPHPLRPPPAYAELRATEPVAAVTTSDGRPAWLVTSYDAVTAVLGDPRFGVMPPGSPPGQGATLLQDGDPHRRLRRLVGGAFTPARIEALRPRITRLAEAQADALLACGSPGDLVSGFAAPLSIAVIAELLGVALEDRDRFRQLADAAGSADFTTMDTAAEQAWGAFAEFVGGLIAAQRANLGEDLLSALIEETGLSDYERTTLVLTILASGYLTATNAISVGATLLLTEGRLAALADCTEEALRATVEEVVRLQIGLIGEVFPRWALADLDLEGVRLRTGDLVLARLGSANRDPAHFAEPDEFRPRPSTEERHVAFGRGPHHCLGAALARLELGIALRALATKLPTLRLSGSVHDIDWVTAHADTGPVAVGVSW from the coding sequence GTGACCACGCTGCCGTTCGACCGCCCCCATCCCCTGCGCCCGCCACCGGCCTACGCCGAGTTGCGCGCCACCGAGCCGGTGGCCGCGGTGACCACTTCGGACGGCCGCCCGGCCTGGCTGGTGACCTCCTACGACGCGGTCACCGCCGTGCTCGGTGATCCCCGCTTCGGCGTCATGCCACCGGGTTCCCCGCCTGGCCAGGGCGCGACCCTGCTGCAGGACGGTGACCCGCACCGGCGGTTGCGCCGGCTCGTCGGCGGCGCCTTCACCCCGGCGCGGATCGAGGCACTGCGGCCGCGCATCACGCGGCTGGCCGAAGCGCAGGCGGACGCCCTGCTCGCCTGTGGCTCCCCCGGCGACCTGGTGTCCGGCTTCGCCGCGCCGCTGTCGATCGCGGTCATCGCCGAACTGCTGGGCGTCGCGCTCGAGGACCGCGACCGCTTCCGGCAGCTGGCGGACGCCGCCGGCTCGGCCGACTTCACCACCATGGACACCGCCGCCGAGCAGGCCTGGGGCGCCTTCGCCGAGTTCGTCGGCGGCCTGATCGCCGCTCAACGCGCGAACCTCGGTGAAGACCTGCTCAGCGCGCTGATCGAGGAGACCGGCCTCAGCGACTACGAACGCACGACGCTCGTCCTGACCATCCTCGCGTCCGGGTACCTGACCGCCACCAACGCGATCTCCGTCGGCGCCACCCTGCTGCTCACCGAAGGCAGGCTGGCCGCGCTCGCCGACTGCACCGAGGAAGCCCTGCGCGCCACGGTCGAGGAGGTCGTCCGGCTCCAGATCGGCCTCATCGGCGAGGTCTTCCCGCGCTGGGCGCTGGCCGACCTCGACCTCGAAGGCGTGCGCCTCCGCACCGGTGACCTGGTGCTGGCCCGCCTCGGCTCGGCGAACCGCGACCCGGCGCACTTCGCCGAGCCCGACGAGTTCCGCCCGCGTCCGTCCACAGAGGAGCGCCACGTGGCGTTCGGGCGCGGGCCGCACCACTGCCTCGGCGCCGCGCTCGCCCGCCTGGAACTCGGCATCGCGCTGCGGGCGCTGGCCACGAAGCTGCCCACCCTGCGGTTGTCCGGCTCGGTGCACGACATCGACTGGGTCACCGCGCACGCCGACACCGGCCCGGTCGCCGTCGGGGTCAGCTGGTGA
- a CDS encoding TetR/AcrR family transcriptional regulator, which yields MPKRVDHHERRVRIADALLRVAADDGVEAVSLRHVAAAAGVTTGMVQHYFRTKEEMLLFALEAVSERVEARIAAHPPGALELVRALLVEQLPLDETRRAEGRVALAFQAAATHSEPIAAKLREASEGLRDHLAGLLREVTRADPHQTATALLALVEGLGMQAVTGNYPPEEALSVLEAHLKLVTG from the coding sequence ATGCCGAAGCGGGTGGACCACCACGAGCGCCGCGTCCGGATCGCCGACGCGTTGCTGCGCGTAGCCGCCGATGACGGGGTGGAAGCGGTGAGCCTGCGGCACGTCGCGGCGGCGGCCGGGGTGACCACCGGGATGGTGCAGCACTACTTCCGGACGAAGGAGGAGATGCTGCTGTTCGCGCTGGAGGCGGTGTCCGAGCGGGTCGAAGCCCGGATCGCGGCTCACCCGCCGGGAGCGCTGGAACTGGTGCGTGCGCTGCTGGTCGAGCAACTGCCGCTGGACGAGACGCGCCGGGCCGAGGGCCGGGTCGCGCTCGCGTTCCAGGCGGCGGCCACGCACAGCGAGCCCATCGCCGCGAAGCTGCGCGAGGCCAGCGAGGGCCTGCGAGACCACCTCGCCGGCCTTCTGCGCGAGGTGACCAGGGCAGACCCCCACCAGACCGCGACCGCGTTGCTCGCCCTCGTCGAAGGCCTCGGCATGCAGGCCGTCACCGGCAACTACCCGCCGGAAGAAGCACTCTCCGTGCTCGAAGCCCACCTGAAACTGGTGACCGGCTGA
- a CDS encoding pectate lyase family protein yields MRRSFARRSLPGLLTVAAAAALTVASAGPAAAAGTPTGFAAGTTGGGNASPVTVTSSSALISAMQSSSPAVIRVSGTISISGMQDVKSNKTLIGVGSGATITGGGLDVDSATNVIIQNLNFRGWADDAINVTDASTKIWIDHNTFSDGYDGAVDIKRASDFVTVSWNKFTSHDKTMLLGHSDGNGSQDRGHLRVSYHHNWFDGTGQRHPRVRFGNPVHVYNNYYGGVTDYGVASTVEAGVLVEGNYFENTEDPFHRGEGSSAGGSLVAKNNHFVNSGSGDQGGSVNAIPYSYSLDQASSVKSAVQGGAGTGKVG; encoded by the coding sequence ATGCGCAGATCGTTCGCCAGGCGCAGCCTGCCCGGCCTGCTCACGGTCGCCGCCGCGGCGGCGCTCACGGTGGCCTCCGCCGGTCCCGCCGCGGCCGCGGGTACGCCGACCGGGTTCGCCGCGGGCACCACCGGCGGCGGCAACGCCTCCCCGGTCACCGTGACCAGCTCATCGGCGCTGATCAGCGCGATGCAGTCGAGCAGCCCGGCGGTGATCCGGGTCAGCGGCACCATTTCGATCAGCGGCATGCAGGACGTGAAGTCGAACAAGACGCTGATCGGCGTCGGCTCCGGCGCCACCATCACCGGCGGCGGGCTCGACGTGGACAGCGCCACCAACGTGATCATCCAGAACCTGAACTTCCGGGGCTGGGCCGACGACGCGATCAACGTCACCGACGCCTCGACCAAGATCTGGATCGACCACAACACCTTCTCCGACGGCTACGACGGCGCGGTCGACATCAAGCGCGCCTCGGACTTCGTGACCGTGTCGTGGAACAAGTTCACCTCCCACGACAAGACCATGCTGCTCGGGCACAGCGACGGCAACGGCAGCCAGGACCGCGGGCACCTGCGGGTCAGCTACCACCACAACTGGTTCGACGGCACCGGCCAGCGCCACCCGCGGGTGCGCTTCGGCAACCCGGTGCACGTGTACAACAACTACTACGGCGGCGTGACCGACTACGGCGTCGCCTCCACCGTCGAAGCCGGGGTCCTCGTCGAGGGCAACTACTTCGAGAACACCGAGGACCCGTTCCACCGCGGCGAGGGCAGCTCGGCCGGTGGCTCACTGGTCGCGAAGAACAACCACTTCGTCAATTCCGGTTCCGGTGACCAGGGTGGTTCCGTGAACGCCATCCCGTACTCGTACAGCCTGGACCAGGCCTCGTCGGTGAAATCCGCCGTGCAGGGCGGGGCCGGTACCGGAAAGGTGGGCTGA
- a CDS encoding nucleotide disphospho-sugar-binding domain-containing protein: MRILVTTVALPGHFFPLVPLAWAARAAGHEVLVACAAEFVRTVLGSGLPAVTTGPGERFDDVSADDRPVAGLTEQRTEHGRVFGRMAARNLPGLTEIAKAWKPDLVLSERAEFAGPLLAAQSGLPQIELHWGMAELPEYRTGAVTELSKRDLPAPPEAGRWLNPWPPSLRRPYAAGHDSIRTLSYNGEARVPDWVMRQRRRPRICLTLGTVVPRSGTNQVAHGAVDIVRALCGLGAEVVVAIDDGIAATWPPLPPAVRHVGRLPLSQVLPVCDVIIHHGGQGTSLTALETGLPQLVLPVFDDQFDNAEAVVRAGAGLSLPPHSVEPATIAQQCAEILATPGFRSAAAVIAHEIAAMPTPLHVVTTTLHPPPLRRVA, from the coding sequence GTGCGCATCCTGGTCACCACGGTGGCGTTGCCGGGGCACTTCTTCCCGCTCGTCCCGCTCGCCTGGGCGGCCCGCGCGGCCGGGCACGAGGTGCTCGTCGCCTGCGCGGCGGAGTTCGTCCGGACGGTGCTGGGCTCGGGGTTGCCCGCGGTCACGACCGGCCCGGGGGAGCGCTTCGACGACGTCAGCGCCGACGACCGCCCGGTGGCCGGGCTCACCGAGCAGCGGACCGAGCACGGCCGGGTGTTCGGGCGGATGGCGGCGCGGAACCTGCCGGGGTTGACGGAGATCGCGAAGGCGTGGAAACCGGACCTGGTGCTCAGTGAACGGGCGGAATTCGCCGGTCCACTGCTGGCGGCGCAGTCGGGTCTGCCGCAGATCGAACTCCACTGGGGCATGGCGGAACTGCCGGAGTACCGGACGGGCGCGGTGACCGAGCTGTCCAAGCGCGACCTGCCCGCGCCACCCGAAGCCGGGCGGTGGCTCAACCCGTGGCCGCCTTCGCTGCGCCGCCCCTACGCGGCGGGCCACGACAGCATCCGGACGCTCTCGTACAACGGCGAGGCGCGTGTCCCGGACTGGGTGATGCGTCAACGCCGGCGGCCGCGCATCTGCCTCACCCTGGGGACCGTGGTGCCCAGGTCGGGCACCAACCAGGTCGCGCACGGCGCGGTCGACATCGTGCGGGCCCTGTGCGGCCTGGGCGCGGAGGTCGTGGTCGCCATCGATGACGGGATCGCCGCCACCTGGCCGCCCCTGCCTCCCGCGGTCCGGCACGTGGGGCGCCTGCCGCTGTCCCAGGTGCTCCCGGTGTGCGATGTCATCATCCACCACGGCGGGCAGGGCACGTCGCTGACGGCGCTGGAGACCGGCCTGCCGCAGCTGGTGCTCCCGGTGTTCGACGACCAGTTCGACAACGCCGAAGCCGTGGTGCGCGCCGGTGCCGGCCTGAGCCTGCCACCCCACTCCGTCGAACCGGCCACCATCGCCCAGCAGTGCGCCGAGATCCTGGCCACCCCGGGCTTCCGCTCCGCCGCCGCCGTGATCGCCCACGAAATAGCCGCCATGCCCACCCCCCTCCACGTAGTCACCACCACCCTCCACCCCCCACCCCTCCGCCGCGTCGCCTAA
- a CDS encoding S1 family peptidase, translated as MSQKNTRRVPAAIAVLAGATALFSGAPASAAVEGYSAEVQDAAVASITSSLGVSDAAARQVLRVQDASARTLDRAESALAGRHAGGFLDAAGLPVVNVLDAAGAAEAQRAGATPNVVKFSLSQLDSARAALEALPAVPHTTIGTDEKGNQVVLTVSDAAVGADALVAKAATLGDAVRVERTTGVMSKAIYNGEAITGGGTRCSAGFNVNRGGQLHILDAGHCTRAVSQWNVGPSVGASFPTNDYGLIRNTTGSGPGAVTLWNGSTQRISSAANARVGQQICKSGSTTRLTCGVVEATNVTVNYQEGPVYQTVQTSASVNPGDSGGCLFGGSVGLGITSGMGGGNSYFQPVVEALNAYGASLT; from the coding sequence ATGTCCCAGAAGAACACCAGGCGCGTCCCCGCCGCCATCGCCGTGCTGGCAGGTGCCACCGCCCTGTTCAGCGGTGCCCCCGCCTCGGCCGCCGTCGAAGGCTATTCGGCCGAGGTGCAGGACGCCGCGGTCGCCTCGATCACCTCGAGCCTGGGCGTCAGCGACGCCGCGGCCCGGCAGGTGCTGCGCGTGCAGGACGCCAGCGCCCGGACCCTCGACCGCGCCGAGTCGGCACTGGCCGGCCGGCACGCGGGCGGCTTCCTCGACGCCGCGGGCCTGCCCGTGGTGAACGTGCTCGACGCCGCCGGTGCCGCCGAAGCGCAGCGCGCCGGTGCCACCCCCAACGTGGTCAAGTTCTCCCTGTCGCAGCTGGACTCCGCACGGGCCGCGCTCGAAGCCCTGCCCGCCGTCCCGCACACCACCATCGGCACCGACGAGAAGGGCAACCAGGTCGTCCTGACCGTGTCCGACGCGGCTGTCGGCGCCGACGCGCTGGTCGCCAAGGCGGCCACGCTCGGTGACGCGGTGCGCGTGGAGCGCACCACCGGTGTGATGAGCAAGGCCATCTACAACGGTGAGGCCATCACCGGCGGCGGCACCCGCTGCTCGGCCGGCTTCAACGTCAACCGCGGCGGCCAGCTGCACATCCTCGACGCCGGCCACTGCACCCGCGCGGTGTCGCAGTGGAACGTCGGCCCGTCGGTGGGCGCCAGCTTCCCGACCAACGACTACGGCCTGATCCGCAACACCACCGGCAGCGGCCCGGGCGCGGTGACCCTGTGGAACGGCTCCACCCAGCGGATTAGCTCCGCCGCGAACGCCCGCGTCGGCCAGCAGATCTGCAAGAGCGGCAGCACCACCCGCCTGACCTGCGGCGTGGTCGAGGCCACCAACGTGACGGTGAACTACCAGGAGGGCCCGGTCTACCAGACCGTGCAGACCAGCGCGTCGGTCAACCCCGGTGACTCGGGCGGCTGCCTGTTCGGCGGCAGCGTCGGCCTCGGCATCACCTCCGGCATGGGCGGCGGGAACTCCTACTTCCAGCCGGTCGTCGAGGCGCTCAACGCCTACGGTGCCTCGCTGACCTGA
- a CDS encoding substrate-binding domain-containing protein: MTADRRAIGLVTANIDLGVAPAVWSGVLAAARHHDVDLICFPGGEIGAAERPANAVYHLVTPGLVDGLICWASALGLPERHPRAEKFGRRFGRVPMVCLNGAIGAQRPLTLDSYQGMCRAIDHLIGEHGRRDLAFLQGPVRNPVTADRLRAYHDTLDRYKIRPDRALVSPPVDFRRDAGAAAMRVLLDARGLVPGRDFTALVACSDFLAAEAIGVLTERGVRVPEDVAVIGFNDSPEARFCSPPLTSVSMPFAELGRQAVETLLSRLGGDPARGRSAPVAELVVRRSCGCAGESPVVSREFAGFPATLRKHGISQEAGRLLLSEFRAALADDSSADFPGMAVRMADGGDADAWDETILALHQHTGAGPEASELISRARIAVAGNARRMLEYERWQTEQMAQRLRETGVALSSVGDERDLTSVLARQLPLLGVGDWKLSIGPATALTRTDVLHRDRRSTWIAVPLQVRDEPLGIGLFEAGPPDGGFYRALGEQISSAVQDIRLFREVEAAEEADSVKTSLLGKMTEELRAPVEAILKESAGVLAAGPPPEVRDALSRIAAGAEYQLGVLGDLLELADAELDSLKLCAGLIDPRALLAEVFGAVGPGRLPLIEADGQRLRQALLTLSRSVGRRARRTVEADVLPPHLRIRISYEGTGTPRGGLGLSIARRLIALHNGSLRFETGSAGGTFHLFLPLPGPQGQAVADESADSLLCVADGPAAEEAIAAAGLAGLSVLKLGTGDDVAAVLDENRPAAVAWDTAALRPEHWAVLRQLHDHPKLRRTPFLAYAAGHGRDLHEVITAVRPVELGGLAVIADPDPRVQAGTQQLIAQLQPGHLALTAPDGATALSLIGHDVPNLLILARQLRDMDAFDVLERLHGDTRLSDVPALVLSGDELTYDDIRRAAPHARTVLLGKGILSDAETIKLLRRLLDPGTGRRAPNRQEVQRAVVYLHQNYQHQITRRQVAKAAEMSEDYLSRRFHRELCVSPWEYLTRLRIARAKERLHETDDSIQAIARQVGFHDRAYFSRIFRKHTGVPPQNYRCLRLTS; the protein is encoded by the coding sequence ATGACCGCAGATCGCCGGGCCATCGGCCTGGTCACGGCCAACATCGACCTGGGAGTGGCGCCCGCGGTGTGGTCGGGGGTGCTGGCCGCGGCGCGGCACCACGACGTGGACCTGATCTGCTTCCCCGGCGGCGAGATCGGCGCCGCCGAGCGCCCGGCCAACGCCGTCTACCACCTGGTCACCCCGGGGCTGGTGGACGGGCTGATCTGCTGGGCTTCCGCGCTCGGCCTGCCGGAACGCCACCCGCGCGCGGAGAAGTTCGGGCGCCGGTTCGGCCGCGTGCCGATGGTCTGCCTCAACGGCGCGATCGGCGCGCAGCGGCCGCTCACCCTGGACAGCTATCAGGGCATGTGCCGGGCGATCGACCACCTGATCGGCGAGCACGGCCGCCGTGACCTGGCCTTCCTTCAGGGGCCGGTGCGCAACCCGGTGACCGCGGACCGGCTGCGCGCCTACCACGACACGCTCGACCGCTACAAGATCCGGCCGGACCGCGCGCTGGTCTCGCCCCCGGTGGACTTCCGGCGCGACGCCGGCGCCGCGGCGATGCGGGTGCTGCTGGACGCGCGGGGGCTGGTGCCCGGCCGCGACTTCACCGCGCTGGTGGCGTGCAGCGACTTCCTCGCCGCCGAGGCGATCGGGGTGCTGACCGAGCGCGGGGTGCGGGTGCCCGAGGACGTGGCGGTGATCGGTTTCAACGACTCGCCCGAAGCCCGGTTCTGCTCGCCGCCGCTGACCTCGGTGTCGATGCCGTTCGCCGAACTGGGCAGGCAGGCGGTGGAGACGCTGCTGTCCCGGCTCGGCGGCGACCCGGCTCGCGGGCGGTCCGCGCCGGTCGCCGAATTGGTGGTCCGGCGTTCGTGCGGGTGTGCGGGGGAATCGCCGGTCGTATCCCGGGAATTCGCCGGGTTTCCGGCCACCCTGCGCAAGCACGGCATTTCCCAGGAAGCCGGGCGCTTGCTGCTCTCGGAGTTCCGTGCGGCACTGGCGGACGATTCGTCGGCCGATTTCCCCGGTATGGCGGTGAGAATGGCCGATGGCGGGGACGCCGACGCGTGGGACGAAACCATTCTCGCGTTGCACCAGCACACCGGGGCAGGTCCGGAAGCATCGGAGTTGATTTCCCGCGCGCGGATCGCCGTGGCCGGGAATGCGCGGCGAATGCTCGAATACGAGCGCTGGCAAACCGAGCAGATGGCTCAGCGACTGCGGGAAACCGGTGTGGCGTTGTCCTCGGTGGGGGACGAACGCGACCTGACCAGCGTGCTCGCCCGCCAGTTGCCGCTGCTCGGCGTCGGCGACTGGAAGCTCTCGATCGGCCCGGCCACCGCGCTCACCCGGACCGACGTGCTGCACCGCGACCGCCGCAGCACCTGGATCGCCGTGCCGTTGCAGGTGCGCGACGAACCGCTCGGCATCGGCCTGTTCGAGGCGGGCCCGCCCGACGGCGGTTTCTACCGCGCGCTCGGCGAGCAGATCAGCTCGGCGGTGCAGGACATCCGGCTGTTCCGCGAGGTCGAGGCCGCCGAAGAGGCGGACAGCGTGAAGACCAGCCTGCTGGGCAAGATGACCGAGGAACTGCGGGCCCCGGTCGAGGCGATCCTCAAGGAGTCGGCCGGCGTGCTGGCGGCCGGGCCGCCACCCGAGGTCCGCGACGCGCTGAGCCGGATCGCGGCCGGTGCCGAATACCAGCTCGGCGTGCTCGGCGACCTGCTCGAACTGGCCGACGCCGAACTCGACTCGCTCAAGCTCTGCGCCGGTCTGATCGATCCTCGCGCACTGCTCGCCGAGGTGTTCGGGGCGGTGGGGCCGGGCCGGTTGCCGTTGATCGAGGCGGACGGGCAGCGGCTGCGGCAGGCGCTGCTCACGCTCAGCCGCAGCGTCGGCCGCCGGGCCCGGCGGACCGTCGAGGCCGACGTGCTGCCACCGCACCTGCGCATCCGGATCAGCTACGAGGGCACCGGCACGCCCCGCGGTGGGCTCGGGTTGTCGATCGCGCGGCGGCTCATCGCCCTGCACAACGGATCCCTGCGGTTCGAGACCGGGTCGGCGGGCGGCACCTTCCACCTCTTCCTGCCGCTGCCCGGTCCGCAGGGGCAGGCCGTGGCGGACGAGTCGGCCGATTCACTGCTGTGCGTGGCGGACGGTCCCGCCGCGGAGGAAGCCATCGCGGCGGCCGGGCTCGCGGGCCTGTCCGTGCTCAAGCTCGGTACCGGCGACGACGTGGCCGCCGTGCTCGACGAGAACCGGCCCGCCGCGGTCGCCTGGGACACCGCCGCGCTGCGGCCGGAGCACTGGGCGGTGCTGCGGCAACTGCACGACCACCCGAAGCTGCGGCGGACCCCGTTCCTGGCCTACGCCGCCGGGCACGGCCGCGACCTGCACGAGGTGATCACCGCGGTGCGCCCGGTGGAACTGGGCGGGCTGGCGGTGATCGCCGATCCGGACCCGCGGGTGCAGGCGGGCACCCAGCAGCTGATCGCCCAGCTCCAGCCGGGGCACCTGGCGCTGACCGCGCCGGACGGCGCCACCGCGTTGTCGCTGATCGGGCACGACGTGCCGAACCTGCTCATCCTGGCCCGCCAGCTGCGGGACATGGACGCGTTCGACGTGCTGGAGCGGCTGCACGGCGACACGCGGCTCAGCGACGTGCCCGCCCTCGTGCTCAGCGGCGACGAGCTGACCTACGACGACATCCGGCGTGCCGCCCCGCACGCGCGGACCGTGTTGCTGGGCAAGGGAATCCTTTCCGACGCCGAGACGATCAAGCTGCTGCGCCGGTTGCTCGACCCCGGCACCGGCCGGCGCGCGCCGAACCGCCAGGAGGTCCAGCGCGCGGTGGTCTACCTGCACCAGAACTACCAGCACCAGATCACCCGGCGGCAGGTCGCCAAGGCGGCCGAGATGAGCGAGGACTACCTCAGCCGCCGGTTCCACCGCGAACTGTGCGTCTCGCCGTGGGAGTACCTGACCCGGCTGCGGATCGCGCGGGCGAAGGAACGGCTGCACGAGACCGACGACAGCATCCAGGCGATCGCCCGGCAGGTCGGCTTCCACGACCGGGCCTACTTCAGCCGGATCTTCCGCAAGCACACCGGGGTGCCGCCGCAGAACTACCGCTGCCTGCGGCTCACCAGCTGA